In the genome of Lynx canadensis isolate LIC74 chromosome F1, mLynCan4.pri.v2, whole genome shotgun sequence, one region contains:
- the LOC116737859 gene encoding early nodulin-75-like yields the protein MRARLLPVFAPPTTAAADHTWERAPPPHDRAPPPHDRAPPPHDRAPPPRARAAADRAPPPHDRAPPPHGPRAPPPHGSRAPPRTTARPRTHDYAPPLAARSRPRPGNTPRARRRGPRFLLRFGACGQRDPWHRRLGPAANPPAEAVSSITDLSKTKQPSPPESPCGSPNLKKGQSRVTPALQ from the exons ATGCGAGCGCGCTTGTTACCCGTGTTTGCTCCGCCGACAACAGCCGCGGCTGACCACACGTGGGAACGCGCGCCCCCGCCGCACGACCGCGCGCCCCCGCCGCACGACCGCGCGCCCCCGCCGCACGACCGCGCGCCCCCGCCGCGAGCGCGCGCCGCCGCAGACCGCGCGCCCCCGCCGCACGACCGCGCGCCCCCGCCGCACGGACCGCGCGCGCCCCCGCCGCACGGATCCCGCGCGCCCCCGCGCACGACCGCGCGCCCCCGCACGCACGACTACGCGCCCCCGCTCGCTGCGCGCTCCCGTCCGCGTCCCGGGAACACGCCCCGGGCGCGCCGCCGGGGCCCACGTTTCCTGCTCCGGTTCGGGGCCTGCGGTCAGCGGGACCCGTGGCACCGGCGCCTCGGCCCGGCTGCCAACCCGCCGGCGGAGG ctGTGAGTTCCATCACCGACCTTTCAAAGACCAAGCAGCCCAGCCCCCCGGAGAGTCCCTGCGGAAGCCCCAATCTGAAGAAGGGCCAGAGCAGGGTCACTCCTGCCCTACAGTGA